In Microbulbifer sp. GL-2, the following are encoded in one genomic region:
- a CDS encoding ABC transporter permease: MLPLRLLFRDWRGGELALIASALVLAVTCVTAIAHFTDRLTRAMEEQSLTFLAAEKVLRSSQPVDPAWLTEAEKRGLEQGEAIQFASMISANDQFQFVSVKAVGGGYPLVGHLEIRRSPDAPREVAQQGPPAGEAWVESRLLPLLEIEIGDSIDLGDTQLKVTGLLEREPDRGTSLFDMGARVLANVDDLPASGVIQPGSRVRYRYLFAGDNQILKEYFDWLKPQLTEHQRVLDLREGQPRVASALNRAESFLFLAASLAVLLASVAVGLAARRYGLRHTAYVAVMKSLGAGRNKVLAIYLGQLAALTLLATALGLALGSFIQAQAVNLMAGFFPVAPPASHWNPLLVGLATGLACALGFALPPLFRLARTDPMQTLRKDWSNPDKREWLGLILGPSAMLLLIWWLSGSLAMTLALLAGMALLVGGSALVNQLLVRGKLASLGGAWRIALGSLQRRAAFNTLLIAAFGTGLLAMLALVFARTALIDEWRMQLPEKAPNHFLLNIAPTDVDGIQQILEKEAVSSTEFYPMVRGRLIAINDTLTKDLKDRPNGVRRELNLSWTENLAPDNRILEGKWWDKTSEGVSVEVELAAQLNLALGDKLRFSIGGLEVEAPVASFRSLDWNSMRPNFYMLFAPGSLEGFPATYITSFYLPPEDKLLINDLVRSYPSVSVIELDKIILRIRDTIDQVSFAIESVMALMLVAGVLVLIAGVRASIAERLQEAAIIRTLGGRRRLLLKSLVLEFGLLGCAAGLLAAIGAEATLVVLSQRVFELPLMFHPTLWLLGPLVGAVLVGTAGTLACYSSVSQPPLKVLRELA, translated from the coding sequence ATGCTGCCACTGCGACTGCTTTTCAGGGACTGGCGCGGAGGCGAGCTGGCCCTGATCGCCAGTGCCCTGGTGCTGGCTGTGACCTGCGTAACCGCCATCGCCCATTTCACCGATCGCCTCACCCGTGCCATGGAAGAGCAGTCCCTCACCTTCCTGGCGGCAGAGAAGGTGCTGCGTAGCAGCCAGCCAGTCGACCCCGCTTGGCTCACCGAGGCCGAGAAACGAGGATTGGAGCAAGGTGAAGCAATCCAGTTTGCCTCGATGATCTCGGCCAATGACCAATTCCAGTTTGTCTCCGTAAAAGCCGTGGGTGGTGGCTACCCTTTGGTTGGTCATCTGGAAATTCGCCGATCGCCGGATGCCCCACGTGAGGTCGCACAACAGGGGCCACCTGCAGGGGAGGCCTGGGTGGAGTCCCGCCTACTCCCCCTGCTGGAAATTGAAATCGGCGACTCTATAGACCTGGGCGACACACAGCTCAAAGTGACCGGACTTTTAGAGCGGGAACCCGACCGGGGTACCAGCCTGTTTGATATGGGCGCACGGGTGCTGGCCAATGTGGATGATCTGCCGGCCTCCGGTGTTATCCAGCCCGGCAGCCGGGTGCGCTACCGTTACCTGTTTGCCGGCGATAACCAGATACTGAAAGAGTATTTCGACTGGCTGAAACCACAGCTGACTGAGCATCAGCGGGTGCTGGATCTGCGCGAGGGCCAGCCACGGGTAGCCTCAGCACTGAACCGCGCAGAGAGCTTCCTGTTCCTTGCCGCCAGCCTCGCTGTACTGCTGGCCAGTGTTGCTGTAGGCCTGGCCGCACGCCGCTATGGCCTGCGACATACTGCTTACGTGGCTGTAATGAAAAGCTTGGGCGCCGGGCGCAACAAGGTACTTGCTATCTATCTGGGCCAGCTGGCCGCCCTCACCCTGCTTGCCACTGCCCTGGGCCTCGCTTTAGGCAGTTTTATCCAGGCACAAGCGGTCAACCTGATGGCTGGCTTCTTCCCGGTAGCCCCGCCCGCCAGCCACTGGAACCCTCTGTTAGTCGGGCTCGCCACCGGCCTGGCCTGTGCACTGGGTTTTGCCCTGCCACCGCTGTTCCGCCTGGCGCGCACCGACCCCATGCAAACCCTGCGCAAGGACTGGAGCAATCCCGATAAACGGGAATGGCTTGGATTAATCCTCGGCCCCAGCGCCATGCTGTTGTTGATCTGGTGGCTGTCGGGCAGCTTGGCCATGACTCTGGCCCTGCTCGCCGGTATGGCGCTGCTGGTAGGAGGCAGCGCCCTGGTCAATCAATTACTGGTGCGAGGAAAGCTGGCCTCTCTTGGTGGAGCCTGGCGTATTGCCCTGGGCAGCCTGCAGCGCCGCGCCGCATTCAATACACTGTTGATCGCCGCCTTTGGCACCGGCCTGCTGGCAATGTTGGCCCTGGTTTTTGCACGCACCGCACTGATCGACGAGTGGCGTATGCAGCTGCCGGAGAAGGCGCCAAATCACTTCCTGCTGAATATCGCCCCCACAGATGTGGATGGAATACAGCAGATACTGGAAAAGGAGGCAGTGAGTAGCACCGAATTCTATCCCATGGTGCGCGGCCGTCTGATCGCCATCAATGACACTCTTACCAAGGATCTTAAGGATCGCCCCAACGGCGTACGCCGGGAACTCAACCTGAGCTGGACCGAAAACTTGGCACCGGATAACCGTATTCTCGAAGGCAAATGGTGGGACAAAACCAGCGAGGGAGTCTCGGTTGAGGTGGAACTGGCCGCACAGCTTAACTTGGCCCTTGGTGACAAATTGCGCTTTTCCATCGGCGGGCTGGAAGTGGAGGCCCCTGTGGCCAGCTTCCGCTCCCTGGACTGGAACAGCATGCGCCCGAACTTTTATATGTTGTTTGCACCAGGTTCCCTGGAGGGCTTCCCAGCCACTTATATCACCAGCTTTTATCTTCCTCCTGAAGACAAGCTGCTGATCAACGATCTGGTGCGCAGCTATCCCAGTGTCAGCGTGATAGAGCTGGATAAGATTATCCTGCGTATTCGCGACACCATCGACCAGGTATCTTTTGCCATCGAATCGGTAATGGCACTGATGCTTGTGGCCGGGGTACTGGTATTAATTGCCGGGGTACGCGCCAGCATCGCCGAGCGTTTGCAGGAAGCAGCAATTATCCGCACACTTGGAGGACGCAGGCGCCTGTTATTGAAGAGCCTGGTTCTGGAGTTTGGGCTACTCGGCTGTGCCGCCGGTTTACTGGCCGCCATTGGCGCCGAAGCAACCCTTGTGGTGCTATCGCAACGGGTTTTCGAGCTGCCCCTGATGTTCCACCCCACCCTGTGGCTACTGGGCCCATTGGTAGGCGCCGTATTGGTGGGAACTGCCGGCACTTTGGCCTGTTACAGCTCAGTGAGCCAACCTCCGCTAAAAGTGCTGCGAGAACTGGCCTGA